Proteins from one Chroococcidiopsis sp. CCMEE 29 genomic window:
- a CDS encoding DUF2267 domain-containing protein → MPIAIREEIVYTILRKINETGQEMHEVKFEGADFFPGKQITRAELLGHLDYLNQKQFIKAEFTGNAYANQEDVPDTVNPQEFDFRIANSFGASDGPLPHLITFESAELTERGRKMLEKMEENPPKALKEGVSVPIATKDMPFLEKVMIKSGLEDIFDARDVTEVIYRAMRDLMPNEASDRVEGELHKEVLPTEDKALKMEIADLWKDTNPIVGFLSRIRPAFDHSNRHNPTDVSNVNDERFLTRVKNESPMAATGFDLDREQVVKAVFSATKEELSEDRIKEIANYLPGKVRELWEEA, encoded by the coding sequence ATGCCAATAGCAATAAGAGAAGAAATTGTCTACACTATCTTGAGAAAAATTAATGAAACTGGGCAGGAAATGCATGAAGTTAAGTTCGAGGGAGCTGACTTCTTTCCGGGTAAACAGATAACACGAGCTGAGCTGTTGGGGCATTTAGATTACCTAAATCAAAAGCAGTTTATCAAGGCTGAGTTTACAGGCAATGCCTACGCCAACCAGGAAGATGTTCCTGACACAGTTAATCCTCAAGAGTTTGACTTTAGAATCGCCAATTCCTTCGGCGCATCGGATGGTCCTCTGCCTCATTTGATTACCTTCGAATCGGCAGAACTGACGGAAAGAGGCCGGAAAATGCTGGAAAAGATGGAGGAGAATCCTCCTAAAGCTCTCAAAGAAGGCGTATCCGTCCCAATTGCCACCAAAGATATGCCCTTCCTGGAGAAGGTGATGATCAAGAGTGGCCTTGAGGATATTTTCGATGCCAGGGATGTGACTGAGGTAATCTACCGAGCTATGCGTGACTTGATGCCTAATGAAGCCTCTGATCGGGTAGAAGGCGAATTGCACAAAGAAGTACTACCCACTGAGGACAAGGCTCTAAAAATGGAGATCGCAGACCTGTGGAAAGATACTAATCCTATTGTTGGCTTCCTCAGCAGGATTCGTCCAGCCTTCGACCATTCAAATCGTCACAATCCCACTGATGTCTCTAACGTTAATGACGAGCGCTTTTTAACTCGGGTCAAAAACGAATCTCCAATGGCAGCAACCGGTTTTGATCTAGACCGAGAACAAGTAGTTAAAGCCGTTTTTTCTGCAACCAAAGAGGAATTATCGGAAGACCGAATTAAGGAAATTGCCAACTATCTACCTGGAAAAGTCCGGGAATTGTGGGAAGAAGCTTAA
- a CDS encoding ABC transporter ATP-binding protein produces the protein MAPRDPKSLKAALPGMVRILRRFSPQIGTQKVLLIVSFVALMAEIILHLLEPWPLKFIFDYILVPGVRSQPLGIPLLEGLSPFTLLTGLTLGLVAIAILRATAAYFSVVGMALAASNVLTEIRSDLYSHLQSLSLSFHHKARGGDLIARVTSDIERLREVTVMAVLPLIAHSLTLVGMIVVMFWLHWELALIAIAVFPLFIFFTMRLTKRIRQVVRSQRQREGAMAATAAESIGAIKVVQALSLQEMLENTFSSDNRQSLKESAKAQKLAAGLERMVELLVGLATALVLWRGVQLVLGQVLTPGDLLVFVNYLRIAFKPMRQLAKYTGQIAKATASGERILDVLDTVPDIRDSRGAMDAPPLQGGVRFENVTFAYESTKGILHNVSFEVQPGQQVALVGPSGGGKSTLVSLMLRLYDPLEGRILVDGHDLREYKLQSIRQQITVVLQDTILFAASVKDNIAYGCLGASDLAIESAARLANAHDFIRALPEGYDTILGERGANLSGGQRQRISIARAAIRQAPIVILDEPTTGLDNENEHAVNEALDRLTQECTTFLVSHNLRAVEKADLILYIEGGQILEQGTHEELLQLGGRYAAMYALQSAIGGSFCEDDAYAVEA, from the coding sequence ATGGCGCCTCGAGATCCCAAGAGCCTGAAAGCTGCTTTACCGGGTATGGTGCGGATTTTGCGGCGGTTTTCGCCCCAGATCGGTACACAAAAGGTGCTGCTGATTGTCTCCTTTGTGGCACTAATGGCTGAGATTATCTTGCATCTGCTGGAACCTTGGCCCCTAAAGTTCATTTTTGACTACATCCTTGTACCTGGTGTTCGGTCTCAGCCTTTGGGGATTCCCCTACTTGAAGGACTTAGCCCATTCACCCTGTTGACAGGCTTGACATTAGGCTTAGTGGCGATCGCTATACTTCGTGCTACTGCTGCTTACTTCAGTGTGGTAGGGATGGCGCTGGCTGCCAGCAATGTGTTAACTGAAATTCGCTCCGATCTATACAGCCATCTTCAGAGCCTCTCCCTGTCGTTTCACCACAAAGCCAGGGGTGGTGACTTGATCGCCCGTGTTACCTCAGATATTGAGCGACTGCGGGAGGTAACAGTAATGGCTGTACTACCCCTAATTGCCCACTCCCTCACCCTAGTCGGCATGATTGTCGTCATGTTCTGGCTGCATTGGGAACTGGCACTAATCGCCATCGCCGTGTTTCCCCTATTTATCTTCTTTACCATGCGCCTGACGAAACGCATTCGGCAGGTAGTGCGATCTCAGCGTCAGCGCGAAGGCGCGATGGCTGCAACAGCAGCCGAGTCCATTGGAGCAATCAAAGTCGTTCAGGCGCTCTCCCTGCAAGAGATGCTGGAGAATACCTTTTCCAGCGATAACCGTCAAAGCTTAAAAGAAAGTGCCAAAGCGCAAAAACTGGCAGCAGGGTTAGAGCGGATGGTGGAACTGCTGGTAGGGCTTGCCACTGCCCTGGTGTTATGGCGGGGTGTACAGTTGGTGTTGGGGCAGGTTCTTACGCCTGGAGATTTGCTCGTATTTGTCAACTATCTTAGGATTGCCTTTAAGCCAATGCGGCAGCTTGCCAAGTACACCGGCCAAATTGCGAAAGCTACCGCTTCTGGCGAGCGCATTCTAGATGTGCTGGACACTGTACCTGACATCCGCGATTCAAGGGGGGCAATGGATGCACCGCCTTTGCAGGGAGGCGTGCGGTTTGAAAATGTTACCTTTGCCTACGAGTCGACAAAGGGAATTTTGCACAACGTCAGCTTTGAGGTGCAACCGGGACAGCAGGTCGCCTTGGTGGGTCCGTCCGGTGGCGGTAAGTCCACACTGGTAAGTTTGATGTTGCGCCTTTATGACCCCCTAGAAGGGCGGATTTTAGTGGATGGTCATGACCTGCGCGAGTACAAGCTGCAATCTATCCGGCAGCAAATCACCGTGGTATTACAAGATACTATACTGTTTGCGGCTAGTGTAAAAGATAATATTGCCTACGGCTGTTTGGGGGCTTCTGACCTAGCAATTGAAAGCGCTGCCCGTCTGGCAAATGCTCACGATTTCATCAGGGCGCTACCTGAAGGCTACGACACTATTCTGGGCGAGCGAGGGGCAAATCTTTCGGGAGGGCAACGGCAACGGATTTCAATTGCCCGTGCAGCCATTCGTCAAGCTCCGATCGTGATTCTGGATGAGCCTACCACTGGCTTAGACAACGAAAACGAACACGCCGTTAACGAAGCACTGGATCGCCTGACTCAGGAATGCACCACCTTTTTAGTTTCTCATAACCTCAGAGCTGTTGAAAAAGCCGATTTAATTCTCTACATCGAAGGTGGACAGATTTTAGAGCAGGGTACACACGAGGAACTACTGCAACTGGGTGGACGATACGCCGCGATGTATGCCTTGCAATCTGCGATCGGTGGAAGTTTCTGCGAGGATGATGCGTATGCAGTTGAAGCTTGA
- a CDS encoding glycosyltransferase, which produces MNKTKICITTLEYPPDVGGVGESVHRIAKMLINSNYEVHVAVFRSKQRLVSDGSRRRASCTTTFQDGIFVHRIKSAVRDNITAIQDFFSDIYFQLKCLHQKHSFGLFHAFFMNETGYVTMLLAKENDVPVINSVRGSDLHKHIFNPKNHAQIAWILENSTWVTFVSRDLQKRASVIAPSVKLKSSAFWNSIAPINFEQLPTPSLVNELPGIVIGSSGRFRDKKGIEFLLDACAELGNQLHLTLLLVGDFIEREREYWEQQVQHSGIGDRLRITGITSRQEALAYLPHLDIFVIPSLHDGCPNTLLEAMLAGRAIIGTNVDAIGEILEDGVDGLLVNPGSVGELAATLRYLATQPELRQRLGAAAKTKVTQQLAPSVEHQNWLEVYQRALATSESVLLGEMSLV; this is translated from the coding sequence ATGAATAAAACAAAAATTTGCATTACTACACTAGAATATCCACCTGATGTAGGCGGGGTTGGTGAGTCAGTACATCGAATAGCCAAGATGCTAATTAACAGCAATTATGAAGTCCATGTTGCAGTTTTTCGCTCTAAACAACGGCTAGTTTCTGATGGCAGCCGCAGACGAGCAAGTTGTACAACAACGTTTCAAGATGGCATATTCGTGCATCGCATTAAATCAGCTGTTCGCGATAATATAACAGCAATTCAAGACTTTTTTAGCGACATTTACTTTCAGCTCAAATGCCTGCACCAAAAACATAGTTTTGGGCTGTTTCATGCATTTTTTATGAATGAGACAGGGTATGTGACCATGCTTTTAGCAAAAGAAAATGATGTTCCGGTAATCAACAGCGTTCGCGGTAGCGACTTGCACAAGCATATTTTTAATCCCAAGAACCATGCTCAAATAGCATGGATTTTGGAGAATTCTACTTGGGTGACATTTGTCAGCCGGGACTTGCAAAAAAGAGCGAGTGTCATTGCTCCAAGTGTAAAGTTAAAATCATCAGCTTTCTGGAACTCGATCGCACCCATCAACTTTGAGCAGCTTCCTACCCCATCTCTAGTTAACGAACTGCCAGGTATTGTTATCGGTTCATCGGGTAGGTTCCGAGACAAGAAGGGGATTGAATTTCTCCTCGATGCCTGCGCCGAATTGGGTAACCAGTTACATTTAACACTCTTGCTTGTAGGTGATTTTATTGAGCGAGAACGGGAATACTGGGAGCAACAAGTACAGCACAGTGGGATTGGCGATCGCCTCCGTATCACTGGTATTACCAGTCGCCAAGAAGCCTTGGCTTATCTGCCACACCTGGACATTTTTGTGATTCCCTCACTGCATGACGGTTGCCCGAATACTCTCCTAGAAGCCATGCTAGCGGGTCGAGCGATTATTGGAACTAATGTAGATGCGATTGGCGAAATCTTAGAGGACGGCGTAGACGGTTTGCTAGTCAACCCCGGCAGTGTAGGGGAACTAGCTGCTACACTCCGATATTTGGCAACTCAACCGGAACTTCGACAAAGGTTGGGTGCAGCTGCTAAGACAAAGGTCACCCAGCAGCTTGCTCCATCGGTAGAACACCAAAACTGGCTGGAGGTTTACCAAAGAGCCTTAGCTACATCTGAATCAGTATTGTTAGGCGAGATGAGTCTCGTGTAG
- a CDS encoding glycosyltransferase, producing the protein MRLMVYSHDGFGLGNIRRMLAICTHLLNSIPEVSILVVSGSPILHSFRLPKRLDYIKLPCLNRGTSGELYAKYLGTAIDETVKLRSELILSAVTNFKPDVFLVDKKPYGVRNELQIAIEYLKAELPKTPLILLLRDILDRSDVTIQEWQKHDYCNAIQKFYDRVLVVGASEIFDIRQEYQLPPMVAEKVQFCGYIRKELGRKSPNLIRSELRLGPEEKLILVTPGGGEDGYSLIDTYLSSLALLSASHELRSLIVCGPEMPSEDRAALEQKAALYPQVQMGEFTDDLMSYIAAADAVVAMGGYNTTCEILSASKPAVVIPRVKPSQEQWIRAEHLAKLGVFAAIHPEHLTPEILLQTLLQQLNTLQRKSSTPAIDLNALPKISQYICTLLAKKKDMVPFCGNCQQPEQLLDLAITKF; encoded by the coding sequence ATGAGACTGATGGTATATTCCCACGATGGCTTTGGTCTCGGTAATATTCGCAGAATGCTGGCAATCTGCACTCACTTACTAAATTCGATTCCAGAAGTTTCTATCCTGGTCGTTTCTGGCTCGCCGATACTGCACAGCTTTCGCCTTCCCAAAAGACTGGATTACATTAAGCTACCTTGTCTAAATCGGGGAACATCGGGTGAGTTATATGCCAAGTATCTGGGGACAGCAATTGATGAAACAGTAAAACTGCGCTCTGAGTTAATTCTATCTGCAGTTACCAATTTCAAACCAGATGTGTTTCTGGTAGACAAAAAGCCGTACGGCGTCCGTAACGAATTGCAGATTGCTATCGAATATCTCAAAGCAGAATTGCCGAAAACTCCCCTAATTCTACTGCTGCGTGACATCTTGGATCGTTCAGATGTGACGATCCAAGAATGGCAGAAGCACGATTATTGCAATGCAATCCAAAAATTTTACGATCGCGTGCTTGTCGTTGGTGCTTCGGAAATTTTTGACATCCGCCAGGAATATCAACTACCGCCAATGGTTGCTGAGAAGGTACAGTTTTGTGGTTACATCCGCAAAGAACTAGGGCGTAAAAGCCCAAATCTCATCCGCAGCGAGCTGCGACTAGGCCCAGAAGAGAAGCTCATTTTGGTCACACCGGGAGGTGGCGAGGATGGCTACAGCTTAATTGATACCTATCTATCGAGTTTGGCATTGCTGAGTGCCTCGCATGAACTACGCAGTTTGATTGTTTGTGGACCCGAAATGCCTTCCGAAGACCGAGCAGCACTGGAGCAGAAAGCAGCTTTGTATCCACAGGTGCAGATGGGCGAGTTTACGGATGATTTGATGAGCTATATTGCAGCAGCAGATGCTGTGGTGGCAATGGGCGGCTACAACACAACCTGTGAGATTCTCTCAGCGAGTAAGCCAGCAGTAGTAATACCCAGAGTTAAGCCATCCCAAGAACAGTGGATTCGAGCAGAACATCTCGCAAAACTAGGGGTTTTTGCAGCTATTCATCCAGAACACCTAACTCCAGAGATATTGCTACAAACTCTGTTGCAGCAACTAAATACTCTGCAACGTAAGAGTTCTACGCCGGCAATTGATCTAAATGCATTGCCCAAAATTAGCCAATATATCTGCACATTGTTGGCCAAGAAAAAGGACATGGTTCCATTCTGCGGAAATTGCCAGCAACCAGAACAATTACTGGATTTAGCGATAACTAAATTTTAA
- a CDS encoding glycosyltransferase translates to MNKPQVTIIVSQRERFSYTRESLESIYQHTPVTFSLVYVDGGSPRHIQRYLKEQAQEKRFQLIRTEQYLSPNQARNLGLQQVNSEYLVFIDNDVIVSPGWLDSLLECAEETKATVVCPLTCIGQPLGETIHLAGGEAHIFVEPQEVGVKRRVYEKHYFVNRKVTDVRDQLHRQQCEFAEFHCMLVRSEIFQQIGLLDEGLLSTREHIDFCMTVAEAGGTFYCEPTAVVTYVPGLKFELSELAFFMLRWSDAWEIASLEHFSQKWDLTTKDKYFKKRYKRMGHRRYQAFLKPLLSSLTFGQNPLWLERIAVSLERKLNHYISDRYTRTQAVAKSVRPQTTAIINKPVRELVSTVNSLEGDK, encoded by the coding sequence ATGAACAAGCCACAAGTCACTATAATTGTTTCGCAACGTGAGCGATTCAGCTACACTCGCGAATCGTTAGAAAGCATTTATCAACACACTCCAGTAACTTTCTCTCTGGTTTATGTAGATGGCGGTTCTCCCCGCCACATCCAGCGTTACCTTAAAGAACAGGCGCAAGAGAAAAGATTCCAGCTGATCCGCACAGAACAATACCTTTCACCCAACCAAGCCCGCAACCTGGGCTTACAACAAGTTAATAGCGAGTATCTGGTGTTTATTGACAACGACGTGATTGTCAGCCCAGGTTGGCTAGACTCGTTACTCGAATGCGCTGAAGAAACAAAAGCGACTGTAGTCTGTCCGCTTACTTGCATTGGGCAGCCTTTGGGGGAAACAATACATCTGGCGGGTGGCGAAGCTCATATTTTTGTGGAGCCACAGGAGGTTGGAGTCAAGCGGCGGGTGTATGAAAAACACTACTTTGTGAACCGAAAAGTTACTGATGTGCGCGACCAACTTCATCGCCAACAATGCGAGTTTGCTGAGTTTCACTGTATGTTGGTTCGTAGTGAGATTTTCCAGCAGATCGGGCTGTTAGATGAAGGATTGCTGAGTACGCGGGAACATATCGATTTTTGTATGACGGTGGCTGAGGCAGGAGGTACTTTTTACTGTGAACCCACTGCAGTAGTTACCTATGTACCAGGACTGAAGTTTGAACTTTCAGAACTGGCATTCTTTATGTTGCGCTGGAGCGATGCTTGGGAAATTGCCAGTTTAGAACACTTCTCCCAGAAGTGGGATTTGACGACTAAAGACAAGTACTTCAAGAAGCGCTATAAGCGGATGGGGCATCGTCGCTACCAGGCATTTTTAAAGCCGTTGCTGAGTTCCCTCACTTTTGGGCAAAATCCCCTGTGGCTAGAGAGAATAGCGGTTTCTCTAGAGCGGAAATTAAACCACTACATCAGCGATCGCTATACTCGAACCCAAGCCGTTGCTAAAAGTGTGCGTCCCCAAACAACGGCAATCATTAACAAACCCGTCCGCGAGTTAGTATCTACCGTTAATTCGCTGGAGGGAGATAAGTAA
- a CDS encoding glycosyltransferase: MKRLMFYCQHILGMGHLVRSVEIVRGLTKEFQICFINGGEIIKEFEIPTSVEVINLPAIKTDAEFEELQVVDDAFNLTEIKEIRKNRLLETFNQFHPDILMIELFPFGRRRFSFELIPLLQQVKSRGSTKIVSSLRDIVVTKQHKQAKHEEKVCNLINQYFDLLLVHGDPKFISLEETFSRMSDLNCEIHYTGYVVQAPSVNPVSDEDKEILNSARPMILVSVGGGRFGHELLDCIVKAVPLLEKKLSHKIEVFTGPFMPEEKFNELQAMAENSANIRIRRYTPYLLSYMKKAEISISMSGYNTMMNVLTTGVRAMVLPFTGNQDREQTIRAEKLSNLGVVKLISPNDLQADNFALKIINYLEEQPNKISFDFAGVEKTAALLKNLVVEQKVA; this comes from the coding sequence ATGAAACGTCTTATGTTCTACTGCCAGCATATTTTAGGTATGGGGCATCTGGTACGCAGCGTGGAAATTGTACGTGGTTTGACCAAAGAATTCCAAATTTGTTTTATTAATGGTGGTGAAATAATTAAAGAATTTGAGATTCCTACTAGTGTAGAAGTCATCAACCTGCCAGCAATTAAAACTGACGCGGAATTTGAAGAACTGCAAGTGGTAGATGATGCCTTTAATCTCACTGAAATTAAGGAAATAAGAAAAAATCGACTTCTGGAAACCTTTAACCAGTTCCATCCCGATATTTTAATGATTGAGTTATTTCCTTTTGGCAGAAGACGCTTTTCTTTTGAATTGATTCCCTTACTACAACAGGTGAAGTCAAGAGGCTCAACCAAGATTGTTTCCAGTTTGCGGGATATTGTAGTTACCAAACAACACAAACAGGCAAAACACGAAGAAAAAGTTTGTAACTTAATCAACCAATACTTTGACCTGTTGTTGGTTCATGGCGACCCAAAATTTATTTCCCTAGAAGAAACCTTTTCTAGAATGAGCGACCTCAATTGTGAAATACATTACACCGGATATGTGGTGCAAGCCCCCTCGGTAAATCCTGTTAGCGATGAAGATAAGGAAATTCTTAACTCCGCTAGACCCATGATTCTGGTCAGCGTCGGAGGTGGCAGATTTGGTCATGAGTTACTTGATTGCATAGTGAAAGCAGTCCCCTTGCTAGAGAAAAAATTGTCACACAAAATTGAGGTTTTCACTGGACCGTTTATGCCAGAGGAAAAATTCAACGAACTGCAAGCGATGGCAGAAAATAGCGCGAATATTCGCATTCGACGCTATACTCCCTACTTACTAAGTTACATGAAAAAAGCAGAAATTTCTATAAGTATGTCTGGCTACAACACCATGATGAATGTTTTAACAACAGGTGTACGAGCCATGGTTCTTCCCTTTACAGGTAACCAAGATAGAGAACAAACCATTAGAGCAGAAAAATTAAGCAATTTAGGAGTCGTAAAACTCATCAGTCCTAATGATTTGCAAGCCGATAACTTTGCGCTAAAAATTATTAACTATCTGGAGGAGCAACCTAATAAAATCAGCTTTGATTTCGCTGGGGTTGAGAAGACTGCAGCTCTGTTAAAAAATTTGGTAGTTGAGCAAAAGGTTGCTTAG
- a CDS encoding ATP-binding protein → MFQTTRRRLAIWYTAVTAVLLLLFASGVYLYVRNTLIERIDDTLHHVVEIVERSLVIEPVYPEAEQLRINIEATFRDNADTVEDDHIDLEWFSPTGELLWSTLSEPLNIPIHGNRTAETVRVVKAEGIDNQSNSSLLTPHSSLLLRQVTERVQIGRQVLGYLRVSHPWFEFTKPIRQFIVDLSLGTGLMVLSVAASGWFLSGKAMEPVRESYQRLKQFTADASHELRSPITMIQTNVQVALADPDLVGSSGVSLQYKQQLTVVERLTKRLGRLVDDLLFLARQDSGIVQPQFSPCPLDALLMEVIEEQHLVAAEKNIKLSLDLIEPTDSETIPELIDDWFTMQGDWNQLARLFTNLISNAVQYTPEGGHVRVELQRISTTKEVSFSSLAPLSEKPLARLRPSPLAPRLQVKVSDTGIGIPESALPRLFDRFYRVDPARTHAVTTPDIETPTGSGLGLAIASAIVENHQGQIQVESTLNQGTTFIVIFPLSVEFSKVTVLT, encoded by the coding sequence ATGTTCCAAACTACTCGTCGCCGTTTGGCTATTTGGTACACTGCCGTAACAGCAGTGCTGCTACTGCTATTTGCTAGCGGGGTGTATTTGTACGTCCGTAATACCCTAATTGAGCGAATTGACGACACCCTTCACCATGTAGTGGAAATCGTCGAGCGATCGCTTGTGATTGAGCCAGTTTATCCAGAGGCTGAGCAACTCCGGATTAACATAGAAGCCACTTTCCGGGATAATGCGGATACTGTCGAAGACGACCATATTGATCTGGAGTGGTTTAGTCCCACAGGTGAATTGCTATGGTCAACTTTATCTGAACCACTAAATATTCCCATTCATGGCAACCGTACAGCTGAAACTGTGCGCGTAGTAAAGGCTGAGGGCATAGATAATCAAAGTAACTCCTCACTCCTCACTCCTCACTCCTCACTCCTACTACGACAAGTAACGGAAAGAGTGCAAATTGGGCGACAAGTACTGGGATATTTGCGCGTCAGCCATCCTTGGTTTGAATTTACCAAACCAATCCGACAATTCATTGTTGATTTGAGCCTGGGAACTGGGTTAATGGTGCTTTCCGTTGCTGCTAGCGGTTGGTTCCTTTCCGGAAAAGCAATGGAGCCAGTGCGTGAGTCTTACCAACGGCTGAAACAGTTTACAGCTGATGCTTCCCACGAACTGAGAAGTCCAATTACAATGATTCAAACCAATGTGCAGGTTGCTCTTGCTGACCCTGACTTGGTAGGCTCTTCAGGTGTGTCTTTACAGTATAAGCAACAGTTAACAGTGGTAGAACGGCTGACTAAGCGTTTAGGTCGTTTAGTTGATGACCTGCTGTTTCTAGCAAGACAAGATAGCGGCATCGTGCAACCCCAATTTTCACCGTGTCCGCTGGATGCCCTACTAATGGAAGTGATTGAAGAACAGCATCTGGTAGCTGCTGAAAAGAACATTAAACTTTCTCTTGACTTGATTGAGCCAACGGACTCTGAAACCATTCCTGAACTGATAGACGACTGGTTTACAATGCAAGGCGACTGGAATCAACTAGCTCGGCTATTTACCAATTTAATTAGCAACGCGGTGCAATACACCCCAGAAGGCGGTCACGTTAGGGTGGAATTACAACGAATCTCCACTACTAAGGAAGTATCTTTCTCATCCCTCGCCCCACTCTCCGAGAAGCCGCTTGCGCGTCTACGCCCCTCGCCCCTCGCCCCTCGCTTACAAGTCAAAGTAAGCGATACTGGCATCGGCATCCCTGAATCAGCGCTACCACGCTTATTTGATCGCTTTTATCGCGTAGATCCAGCTCGCACTCATGCGGTGACGACACCAGATATTGAAACGCCAACCGGCTCTGGGTTAGGTTTGGCGATCGCATCTGCTATTGTCGAGAACCACCAAGGCCAAATTCAGGTAGAAAGCACCCTCAATCAAGGCACGACCTTTATTGTTATTTTTCCTTTAAGCGTTGAATTTTCAAAAGTTACCGTACTGACCTAG
- a CDS encoding histidine phosphatase family protein produces the protein MQLKLDRKGLGTGQESQFSQSSITRVILVRHGQSTYNAQKRYQGSCDDSVLTEKGHSDAYRTGVALKTIKLDAVYTSPLRRTQETTAEILGGMKAEERRSNHLPRISTSPHLKEIDLPTWQGLTYKYVQEHFAADYRCWKERPHAFQMPVSQVERQLKAGKGGSIPTLSERQCFPVMDLYDRAHQFWQKILPLHTTKTILIVSHSGTIRALISTVIAMACEQYHVLQQSNCGISILNFPTPSYQQGQLEAMNLTTHLGEVLPKLKDGKQGLRLLLVPASGKQPHLLQKLAERLQVVPIDFCLSSNVDSCQQIAKQLLKYQPKTLHLPVLGQDFTQIWQQFLSQRAALPSNDVDSTRPTTGLVVAYPSIIQNMLSRVLCTSPPCLQLIPDTLSVIYYPLKSHNPVLQAMNIANFTQESLAQSNEHTR, from the coding sequence ATGCAGTTGAAGCTTGATCGGAAGGGGCTAGGAACTGGGCAAGAATCCCAATTTTCCCAATCCTCAATCACACGGGTGATTTTGGTGCGTCACGGACAGAGTACCTACAATGCTCAAAAGCGGTATCAAGGAAGTTGTGACGACTCAGTTTTGACCGAGAAGGGTCATAGCGATGCCTACCGAACCGGTGTTGCTCTCAAGACCATAAAGCTAGATGCAGTTTATACAAGTCCCCTCCGACGAACCCAGGAAACTACAGCTGAAATCCTAGGGGGAATGAAAGCAGAGGAGCGGAGGAGCAATCATCTGCCTCGCATCTCTACATCTCCACATCTCAAAGAAATCGATCTACCTACATGGCAGGGGCTTACGTATAAATACGTGCAAGAACACTTTGCGGCAGACTATCGTTGCTGGAAAGAGCGACCTCACGCGTTTCAAATGCCGGTATCGCAGGTGGAAAGGCAGTTAAAAGCAGGAAAAGGTGGATCAATTCCTACATTGAGCGAGCGGCAATGCTTCCCGGTAATGGATTTGTATGATCGCGCTCATCAATTCTGGCAGAAAATCCTTCCACTTCATACCACCAAGACTATCCTGATTGTCAGCCACAGTGGCACAATTCGGGCGCTGATTAGCACTGTGATCGCGATGGCATGTGAGCAATATCACGTCCTTCAGCAATCCAACTGTGGCATCAGCATCCTGAATTTTCCCACACCCAGTTATCAGCAGGGACAACTGGAAGCCATGAATCTTACTACCCATCTAGGTGAAGTTCTGCCCAAACTGAAGGATGGCAAACAAGGTCTGCGTCTACTTCTAGTACCAGCCAGCGGCAAACAGCCACATTTACTTCAGAAACTGGCTGAACGCCTTCAGGTAGTGCCCATTGATTTCTGTCTCAGCAGTAATGTGGATAGTTGCCAACAAATCGCCAAGCAACTGCTTAAATATCAGCCAAAAACACTGCATCTCCCAGTGCTAGGGCAAGATTTTACCCAGATTTGGCAGCAGTTCCTATCTCAACGCGCCGCGTTACCATCAAATGACGTAGACTCAACCCGTCCCACAACTGGATTAGTAGTTGCTTATCCCTCCATTATCCAGAATATGCTGAGCCGGGTCTTGTGTACCTCACCGCCATGCTTGCAGCTGATTCCCGACACCCTTAGCGTTATTTACTATCCGCTAAAAAGCCATAACCCTGTGCTGCAAGCCATGAATATTGCTAATTTCACTCAAGAGTCATTAGCACAAAGCAATGAACATACTAGATGA